A section of the Streptomyces xinghaiensis S187 genome encodes:
- a CDS encoding STAS domain-containing protein yields the protein MHIRGDHAELVVGGRLDVRSAADARAALHTAVDSGHGDLMLDLSELDSWDATGLGVIMGVHRRAGRAGRRLVLRGVPPQLQRVLVATRLHRILAIEGGLAAEALPRV from the coding sequence ATGCATATCAGGGGCGACCATGCCGAGCTGGTCGTCGGCGGCCGCCTCGACGTGCGCAGCGCGGCGGACGCCCGTGCGGCCCTGCATACGGCGGTGGACTCCGGCCACGGCGACCTGATGCTGGACCTCAGCGAACTCGACTCCTGGGACGCCACCGGACTCGGCGTGATCATGGGAGTCCACCGGCGGGCCGGCCGCGCCGGCCGGCGGCTCGTGCTCCGCGGTGTGCCGCCGCAGCTGCAGCGGGTCCTCGTCGCCACCCGTCTGCACCGCATCCTCGCCATCGAGGGCGGCCTCGCCGCCGAGGCCCTGCCCCGGGTCTGA
- the nucS gene encoding endonuclease NucS: MRLVIARCSVDYAGRLTAHLPSAPRLILVKADGSVSVHADDRAYKPLNWMSPPCTLKEGDDAVWTVVNKAGEKLIITMEEILHDSSHELGVDPGLIKDGVEAHLQELLADRIETLGEGYALIRREYPTAIGPVDILCRDADGGTVAVEIKRRGEIDGVEQLTRYLELLNRDPHLAPVRGIFAAQEIKPQARVLATDRGIGCTVLDYDALRGIEDDKLRLF, translated from the coding sequence ATGCGTCTCGTCATCGCTCGCTGCTCCGTCGACTACGCGGGCCGGCTCACCGCCCATCTGCCCTCCGCGCCCCGGCTGATCCTGGTCAAGGCCGACGGCAGTGTGTCCGTCCACGCCGACGACCGGGCCTACAAACCCCTCAACTGGATGTCTCCGCCGTGCACCCTCAAGGAGGGTGACGACGCCGTGTGGACGGTGGTGAACAAGGCGGGCGAGAAGCTCATCATCACCATGGAGGAAATCCTTCACGACTCCTCCCACGAACTGGGAGTTGACCCGGGGCTGATCAAGGATGGCGTGGAAGCGCACCTCCAGGAACTCCTCGCCGACAGGATCGAGACACTGGGCGAAGGCTATGCGCTGATTCGGCGTGAATACCCCACTGCCATCGGGCCGGTGGACATCCTCTGCCGGGACGCCGACGGCGGGACCGTCGCGGTGGAGATCAAGCGGCGCGGCGAGATAGACGGTGTCGAGCAGCTCACCCGGTACCTCGAACTCCTCAACCGCGATCCGCATCTGGCGCCGGTGCGGGGCATCTTCGCGGCCCAGGAGATCAAGCCGCAGGCCCGGGTGCTGGCCACCGACCGCGGCATCGGCTGCACCGTGCTCGACTACGACGCCCTGCGCGGCATCGAGGACGACAAGCTCAGGCTCTTCTGA
- a CDS encoding SCO5389 family protein has product MSLDVSPALLEQAERGEVDEAEFVDCVRTSLPYAWEMISSLVAQLKVDGGEFADNQVPPPDEQARGQLLRALASDAIRGALQRHFGVRLAFQNCHRVAVFPTAGTSDERLARFTSVRGQILNQSPQLRDC; this is encoded by the coding sequence ATGTCGCTGGACGTCTCACCGGCCCTGCTCGAACAGGCCGAGCGAGGCGAGGTCGATGAAGCGGAGTTCGTCGACTGCGTCCGGACCTCCCTGCCGTACGCATGGGAGATGATCAGCTCTCTGGTGGCCCAGCTCAAGGTCGACGGCGGGGAGTTCGCCGACAACCAGGTGCCGCCGCCAGACGAACAGGCGCGTGGCCAGCTCCTCCGGGCGCTGGCGAGCGACGCGATACGCGGGGCTCTGCAGCGGCACTTCGGGGTCCGGCTGGCGTTCCAGAACTGCCACCGGGTGGCCGTCTTCCCGACGGCCGGCACCTCCGACGAGAGGCTCGCGCGCTTCACCTCCGTACGGGGCCAGATCCTGAACCAGTCGCCCCAGCTGCGCGACTGCTGA
- a CDS encoding ABC transporter permease subunit translates to MPAQGGYASPIPVRDAHLGHAIAAEWTKIRSVRSTVWTLAVLAFLVLGIGFLINVFTDDGDYGTQAPIANGLFGLILGQICVVTLGVLVITSEYGTGLIRTTLTAAPRRSRVLTAKALVFLAVSWTVTTAVCTLTALMGAGMHSGPGVASADGGQWAGATVLAGLYVSLLGLLALAVGTLLRHSAGAITAMLGVVLLPAILPAFLLFSESMRPAAEKILEYNAINSLAALHQVNDGGDGLSQLLLLAVVTAVALAGAYAALEKRDV, encoded by the coding sequence CTGCCCGCCCAGGGCGGGTACGCCTCGCCCATCCCGGTGCGCGACGCGCATCTCGGGCACGCCATCGCCGCGGAGTGGACCAAGATCCGCTCGGTCCGCTCCACGGTCTGGACGCTGGCCGTCCTGGCGTTCCTCGTGCTCGGGATCGGCTTCCTGATCAACGTCTTCACCGACGACGGCGACTACGGGACCCAAGCACCCATCGCCAACGGCCTGTTCGGGCTGATTCTCGGCCAGATCTGCGTCGTCACGCTCGGCGTGCTGGTGATCACCTCGGAGTACGGCACCGGCCTGATCCGCACCACCCTCACCGCCGCGCCGCGGCGTTCCCGGGTGCTGACCGCCAAGGCGCTGGTCTTCCTGGCGGTCTCGTGGACGGTCACCACGGCGGTCTGCACGCTCACCGCGCTGATGGGCGCGGGGATGCACAGCGGGCCGGGAGTGGCCTCGGCGGACGGCGGGCAGTGGGCCGGGGCGACGGTCCTCGCCGGGCTCTATGTCTCGCTGCTGGGCCTGCTCGCCCTCGCCGTCGGCACCCTGCTGCGGCACTCGGCGGGGGCCATCACGGCGATGCTGGGCGTGGTCCTGCTCCCCGCGATCCTCCCGGCGTTCCTCCTCTTCTCGGAGAGCATGCGGCCCGCGGCGGAGAAGATCCTGGAGTACAACGCCATCAACTCCCTCGCCGCGCTGCACCAGGTCAACGACGGCGGCGACGGGCTGAGCCAGCTCCTGCTGCTGGCCGTCGTCACGGCGGTCGCGCTCGCCGGCGCCTACGCCGCGCTGGAGAAGCGGGACGTCTGA
- a CDS encoding ABC transporter ATP-binding protein, whose product MIEAVGLTKRYGAKTAVYNLSFQVRPGAVTGFLGPNGSGKSTTMRMILGLDAPTAGRVTIGGHPFRRLPNAPRQVGALLDAKAVHGGRSARNHLLSLAQLSGIPARRVDEVLGVVGLQDVARRRSKGFSLGMGQRLGIAAALLGDPQVLLFDEPVNGLDPEGILWVRNLMKGLAAEGRTVFVSSHLMSEMALTADHLIVIGRGQLLADMSVRDFIAHHSAGFARVRTPVDAPEQREKLTTVLNGAGGHVLPEQDGALRVSGLPLPRISDLAHEADIRLWELSPHQASLEEAYMQMTQGAVDYRSTLDPRAGLRAAVPGPAGPGYAPQGGYVPQPGYAPLGHEGHAGHPGQAPPPGGFPPPGTAAPGPFPGAPQPNPYAAPQPVPAAAPPASAAPNGAAPGPDPTKRDTEEAR is encoded by the coding sequence ATGATCGAGGCAGTCGGCCTGACCAAGCGCTACGGCGCCAAAACGGCCGTGTACAACTTGTCGTTCCAGGTACGGCCGGGGGCCGTGACCGGTTTCCTGGGGCCCAACGGCTCCGGGAAGTCGACGACGATGCGCATGATCCTGGGCCTGGACGCGCCCACGGCCGGGCGGGTGACGATCGGCGGGCACCCGTTCCGCAGACTGCCCAACGCCCCGCGCCAGGTGGGTGCGCTGCTGGACGCGAAGGCCGTGCACGGCGGGCGCAGCGCCCGGAACCATCTGCTCTCCCTCGCCCAGCTGTCCGGCATCCCGGCCCGCCGGGTCGACGAGGTGCTGGGCGTGGTGGGCCTGCAGGACGTGGCCCGGCGGCGGTCGAAGGGCTTCTCCCTCGGCATGGGGCAGCGGCTCGGCATCGCCGCGGCCCTGCTCGGCGATCCGCAGGTGCTGCTCTTCGACGAGCCGGTCAACGGCCTGGACCCGGAGGGCATCCTCTGGGTGCGGAATCTCATGAAGGGCCTCGCGGCGGAGGGCCGGACGGTCTTCGTCTCCAGCCACCTGATGAGTGAAATGGCGCTGACCGCCGACCACTTGATCGTGATCGGCCGCGGGCAGCTGCTCGCCGACATGAGCGTGCGGGACTTCATCGCGCACCACTCGGCCGGATTCGCCCGGGTACGGACCCCGGTGGACGCCCCGGAACAGCGGGAGAAGCTGACCACCGTGCTGAACGGGGCGGGCGGCCACGTCCTGCCCGAACAGGACGGCGCGCTCCGGGTGTCGGGCCTGCCGCTGCCACGGATCAGCGACCTGGCGCACGAGGCGGACATCCGCCTCTGGGAGCTCTCGCCGCACCAGGCCTCGCTGGAAGAGGCCTACATGCAGATGACGCAGGGGGCGGTCGACTACCGCTCGACCCTCGACCCGCGGGCCGGCCTGCGGGCGGCCGTACCGGGCCCGGCGGGTCCGGGGTACGCCCCGCAGGGCGGTTACGTGCCGCAGCCCGGTTACGCACCGCTGGGGCACGAGGGCCACGCGGGCCACCCGGGCCAGGCGCCGCCGCCCGGCGGCTTCCCGCCCCCCGGCACGGCCGCACCAGGGCCGTTCCCGGGAGCGCCCCAGCCGAACCCGTACGCCGCGCCGCAGCCGGTTCCCGCCGCCGCGCCGCCGGCGTCCGCCGCGCCGAACGGCGCCGCCCCCGGCCCCGACCCGACGAAGCGTGACACCGAGGAAGCCCGATGA
- a CDS encoding LLM class flavin-dependent oxidoreductase, translating into MQVGVFVLAAQFPGQGADEALRRAVCTAEEAERAGLDAVWLAEHHFVPYGVCPSAVTLAALLLGRTRRIGVGTAVSVLPTTHPVALGEQTALLHVLSGGRFTLGVGRGGPWVDLEVFNAGLAAYERGFPESLDLLLRWLREPRVAADGERFGFREVQVVPRPRELLEPTGGPPVVVACTSRASVRLAAERGLPMLLGMHCGDEEKAGMVAFWRDCAREAGRHPEEIAAAGHVSAGVAQIGDSRDHAAEALLKAMPGWLRQGLEAHVTVDGRERRMRDPRAYTELLCALHPVGPPRLCADRLAATAERTGISRFALLVEGSGDLAATEENVRRLGAEVLPLLA; encoded by the coding sequence ATGCAGGTAGGAGTTTTCGTACTGGCCGCGCAGTTCCCCGGCCAGGGAGCGGACGAGGCGCTGCGCCGCGCCGTGTGCACCGCGGAGGAGGCGGAGCGGGCGGGGCTGGACGCGGTCTGGCTCGCCGAACACCACTTCGTGCCGTACGGGGTGTGCCCGTCCGCGGTGACGCTCGCCGCGCTGCTGCTCGGCCGCACCCGGCGGATCGGGGTGGGCACCGCGGTCAGCGTGCTGCCGACCACCCACCCGGTGGCGCTCGGCGAGCAGACGGCGCTGCTCCACGTCCTCTCGGGCGGGCGGTTCACCCTCGGTGTCGGCCGCGGTGGCCCCTGGGTGGACCTGGAGGTGTTCAACGCGGGCCTCGCGGCCTACGAACGGGGCTTCCCCGAATCGCTGGACCTGCTGCTGCGCTGGCTGCGCGAACCCCGGGTGGCGGCCGACGGCGAGCGGTTCGGCTTCCGGGAGGTCCAGGTGGTGCCGCGCCCGAGGGAGCTGCTGGAGCCGACCGGGGGCCCGCCGGTGGTCGTGGCCTGCACCTCGCGGGCGAGTGTGCGGCTCGCCGCCGAGCGCGGTCTGCCGATGCTCCTGGGCATGCACTGCGGGGACGAGGAGAAGGCCGGCATGGTCGCCTTCTGGCGCGACTGCGCCCGGGAGGCGGGCCGGCACCCGGAGGAGATCGCGGCGGCCGGTCACGTCTCGGCCGGTGTGGCGCAGATCGGCGACTCCCGCGACCATGCCGCCGAGGCGCTGCTCAAGGCGATGCCCGGCTGGCTGCGCCAGGGCCTGGAGGCCCATGTCACGGTGGACGGCCGGGAGCGCCGGATGCGCGACCCGCGCGCGTACACCGAACTCCTCTGCGCACTCCACCCGGTGGGCCCGCCGCGGCTCTGCGCCGACCGGCTCGCGGCCACCGCCGAGCGCACCGGCATCAGCCGGTTCGCCCTGCTGGTGGAGGGGTCGGGAGATCTGGCGGCGACCGAGGAGAACGTCCGGCGGCTGGGCGCCGAGGTGCTGCCCCTGCTCGCCTGA
- a CDS encoding cob(I)yrinic acid a,c-diamide adenosyltransferase: MVNLTRIYTRTGDDGTTALGDMSRTAKTDPRIAAYADANEANAVIGTAIALGSLPEEVVKVLVRVQNDLFDVGADLATPVAENPQYPPLRVEQSYIDKLEADCDRFLEQLEKLRSFILPGGTPGAALLHQATTVVRRAERSTWAALEVHGEIMNALTATYLNRLSDLLFILARVANKEVGDVLWVPGGER, from the coding sequence ATGGTCAACCTCACCCGTATCTACACCCGTACCGGCGACGACGGCACCACCGCGCTGGGCGACATGAGCCGCACCGCGAAGACCGATCCGCGGATCGCCGCGTACGCCGACGCCAACGAGGCCAACGCCGTGATCGGCACGGCCATCGCCCTGGGCTCGCTGCCGGAGGAGGTCGTCAAGGTCCTGGTCCGCGTCCAGAACGACCTCTTCGACGTGGGCGCGGACCTCGCGACCCCGGTGGCCGAGAACCCCCAGTACCCGCCGCTGCGGGTGGAGCAGAGCTACATCGACAAGCTGGAGGCGGACTGCGACCGCTTCCTGGAGCAGCTGGAGAAGCTCCGCAGCTTCATCCTGCCCGGCGGTACGCCCGGTGCCGCGCTGCTCCACCAGGCGACCACGGTGGTGCGGCGGGCCGAGCGCTCGACGTGGGCGGCGCTGGAGGTGCACGGCGAGATCATGAACGCGCTGACGGCGACCTACCTCAACCGCCTCTCCGACCTGCTGTTCATCCTGGCCCGGGTGGCCAACAAGGAGGTCGGGGACGTGCTGTGGGTGCCGGGCGGCGAGCGCTGA
- a CDS encoding cellulose-binding protein, translating to MSDTSSPFGFELVRRGYDRGQVDDRITKLVADRDSALSRISALEKRIEELHLETQNAQAQVNDSEPSYAGLGARVEKILRLAEEEAKDLRDEARRAADQHRELAESAAQQVRNDAESYANDRKQKAEDEGARIVERAKGEASTLRADAQKDAQAKREEADALFEETRAKAAQAAADFETNLAKRREQSERDLASRQAKAEKRLAEIEHRAEQLRLEAEKLRTDAERRARQTVETAQRQAEDIVADANAKADRIRSESERELAALTNRRDSINAQLTNVREMLATLTGAAVAAAGTPDDETAGVPAQQRG from the coding sequence ATGAGCGACACTTCCTCCCCCTTCGGCTTCGAGCTCGTGCGGCGTGGATACGACCGCGGCCAGGTGGACGACCGCATCACCAAGCTCGTCGCCGACCGCGACAGCGCACTGTCGCGCATCTCCGCCCTGGAGAAGCGGATCGAGGAACTGCACCTCGAGACGCAGAACGCCCAGGCCCAGGTCAACGACTCCGAGCCCTCGTACGCCGGTCTCGGCGCCCGGGTCGAGAAGATCCTCCGCCTCGCCGAGGAGGAGGCCAAGGACCTGCGGGACGAGGCCCGCCGCGCCGCCGACCAGCACCGCGAGCTGGCCGAGTCGGCCGCGCAGCAGGTCCGCAACGACGCCGAGAGCTACGCCAACGACCGCAAGCAGAAGGCCGAGGACGAGGGCGCCCGGATCGTCGAGCGCGCGAAGGGCGAGGCGTCCACGCTCCGCGCCGACGCGCAGAAGGACGCCCAGGCGAAGCGCGAGGAGGCCGACGCCCTCTTCGAGGAGACCCGGGCCAAGGCCGCCCAGGCCGCCGCGGACTTCGAGACGAACCTCGCCAAGCGCCGCGAGCAGTCCGAGCGCGACCTCGCCTCCCGCCAGGCCAAGGCCGAGAAGCGGCTCGCGGAGATCGAGCACCGGGCCGAGCAGCTCCGTCTGGAGGCGGAGAAGCTGCGCACCGACGCCGAGCGCCGCGCCCGCCAGACGGTGGAGACCGCGCAGCGCCAGGCCGAGGACATCGTGGCCGACGCCAACGCCAAGGCCGACCGGATCCGCAGCGAGTCCGAGCGCGAGCTGGCGGCGCTCACCAACCGCCGCGACAGCATCAACGCCCAGCTGACCAACGTCCGCGAGATGCTGGCCACGCTCACCGGCGCGGCCGTCGCCGCGGCCGGCACCCCGGACGACGAGACCGCCGGCGTCCCGGCCCAGCAGCGCGGCTGA
- a CDS encoding AAA family ATPase, translating into MDPNHRGPDEHGHHHDDRPGARQDAESTPGPPEFHRREAALPVPAKAARSELVAGAPTPTPVRTTTLTAGEYLLTVNPLDGSEVEACPPDRRPAAPARRTPAERARRGRATPPPVPAAPAVPAVSATPLLERAEERIRLRGLLARGRSVRVTGPSGSGRTVLLDAVAEECTDLAPDGVVRLSGHGRTASDLLYDLFDAVYDAAGHRPAREDLLAHVRRIGAVIVLDDLGCGGAALGELLDATPECAFLFSATPDVAAPPADAHVEEVFLPGLSRGACTELLRHVVDRPLEEDEEAWAGDLWFESEGLPLRFVQAGALLRQRDALRADPDVFGGAGPEDGPHTEGAEDRPAAVDTVSGPEGTEAAAAAVPLPTLAEAAAPAALLASRLSESARETLRLALALGGDCPHHAHLPALAGDSHADAALGELLACGLVTPVAGHYRLASGVATQLEAAGYGEGTAERAHLAGRHYAWWAGHPSVLPERAAAESEAMLAAMAVLVSGEEPGHPSTAVLLACTAAPVLAAALNWSAWERALRHGQEAARISGEVAEEAYFHHELGVLALCTGKLDRARAELEASIALRGVLADRRGAVSGRRALALVEDKAGGFDHTAGGAVPGDEIPAAHAEESATPPGAVTSAFGALTAGRAPDTGATAVTPALVAGGAGAAAGGRPGTAKGSGRGPGRPLTLLKGARRNIAAVSAGALLTAVLGTVVTLGATSGGEDGPPDRVISEQSANEDDGGGGLPAEEPTEDSTRGPEPVESGRAGTDAPASESPDPSASGEGGPSESDGPSASGTTGTGGSSGGSGGSGSSGGSTGGSGDSTPTKKPPTSEPPEESPSGEPTDDPTGEEPTSPSPTASGGTTNTASEPAPVSPVGGGTSSASTSGTAPMSASTSASADGTTGTGEETPVI; encoded by the coding sequence ATGGACCCGAACCACCGTGGGCCGGACGAGCACGGCCACCACCACGACGACCGTCCGGGCGCACGGCAGGACGCCGAGTCCACGCCCGGCCCTCCGGAGTTCCACCGGCGCGAGGCCGCGCTGCCCGTCCCGGCCAAGGCCGCCCGTTCCGAGCTGGTCGCCGGTGCCCCGACCCCCACGCCGGTCCGCACCACCACGCTGACCGCCGGCGAGTACCTGCTGACGGTCAATCCGCTCGACGGCAGCGAGGTCGAGGCCTGCCCGCCGGACCGGCGCCCCGCCGCCCCCGCCCGCCGCACCCCGGCGGAGCGCGCCCGCCGCGGCCGTGCCACACCGCCGCCGGTGCCCGCCGCCCCGGCCGTGCCCGCCGTCTCCGCCACCCCGCTGCTGGAGCGCGCCGAGGAGCGGATACGGCTCCGCGGCCTCCTCGCCCGCGGCCGGTCCGTCCGCGTCACCGGCCCCTCCGGCTCCGGCCGCACCGTCCTGCTGGACGCCGTGGCCGAGGAGTGCACCGACCTCGCGCCGGACGGGGTCGTCCGGCTCTCCGGCCACGGCCGCACCGCCTCGGACCTGCTGTACGACCTCTTCGACGCGGTGTACGACGCCGCCGGCCACCGGCCCGCCCGCGAGGACCTGCTCGCCCACGTCCGCCGCATCGGCGCCGTCATCGTCCTCGACGACCTCGGGTGCGGCGGCGCCGCGCTCGGCGAACTGCTCGACGCCACGCCCGAGTGCGCCTTCCTCTTCTCCGCCACTCCCGACGTGGCCGCCCCGCCCGCCGACGCGCATGTCGAGGAGGTGTTCCTCCCCGGCCTCAGCCGCGGCGCCTGCACCGAACTGCTCCGGCACGTCGTGGACCGCCCGCTGGAGGAGGACGAGGAGGCCTGGGCCGGAGACCTGTGGTTCGAGTCCGAGGGCCTGCCGCTCCGCTTCGTCCAGGCCGGAGCCCTGCTCAGGCAGCGGGACGCCCTGCGCGCCGACCCGGACGTCTTCGGCGGCGCCGGCCCGGAGGACGGGCCGCACACCGAGGGCGCCGAGGACCGCCCGGCCGCCGTGGACACCGTCAGCGGCCCGGAGGGCACCGAGGCCGCGGCGGCGGCCGTACCGCTGCCGACCCTCGCCGAGGCCGCCGCGCCCGCCGCCCTGCTCGCCTCCCGGCTGAGCGAATCCGCCCGCGAGACGCTGCGGCTGGCCCTCGCCCTCGGCGGCGACTGCCCCCACCACGCCCACCTCCCGGCGCTCGCCGGTGACAGCCACGCCGACGCCGCGCTCGGTGAACTCCTCGCCTGCGGCCTCGTCACCCCGGTCGCCGGGCACTACCGCCTCGCGTCCGGTGTCGCCACCCAGCTGGAGGCCGCGGGCTACGGGGAGGGCACCGCGGAACGGGCGCACCTCGCCGGCCGGCACTACGCCTGGTGGGCGGGCCACCCGTCCGTCCTTCCCGAGCGGGCCGCCGCCGAGTCCGAGGCCATGCTCGCGGCGATGGCCGTCCTCGTCTCCGGCGAGGAGCCCGGCCACCCGAGCACCGCCGTCCTGCTGGCCTGCACGGCCGCACCCGTGCTGGCCGCCGCGCTGAACTGGAGCGCCTGGGAGCGCGCCCTGCGGCACGGGCAGGAGGCCGCCAGGATCTCCGGGGAGGTCGCCGAAGAGGCGTACTTCCACCACGAGTTGGGCGTACTCGCGCTCTGCACCGGCAAGCTCGACCGGGCCCGCGCCGAGCTGGAGGCGTCCATCGCGCTCCGCGGCGTCCTCGCGGACCGGCGCGGTGCCGTCTCGGGCCGCCGGGCGCTCGCCCTCGTCGAGGACAAGGCGGGCGGTTTCGACCACACGGCGGGCGGCGCGGTGCCGGGCGACGAGATCCCCGCCGCGCACGCCGAGGAGTCCGCCACCCCGCCCGGTGCCGTCACCAGCGCCTTCGGCGCGCTCACCGCCGGCCGGGCCCCGGACACCGGTGCCACGGCCGTGACGCCGGCGCTGGTGGCCGGCGGCGCGGGTGCCGCAGCGGGTGGCCGGCCCGGCACCGCCAAGGGCTCCGGCCGGGGACCCGGCCGCCCCCTCACCCTGCTCAAGGGCGCCCGGCGCAATATCGCCGCCGTGAGCGCCGGGGCCCTGCTCACCGCGGTCCTGGGCACCGTGGTGACCCTCGGCGCCACCTCCGGCGGCGAGGACGGGCCGCCCGACCGGGTCATCTCCGAGCAGTCCGCCAACGAGGACGACGGCGGTGGCGGCCTCCCCGCCGAGGAGCCGACGGAGGACTCCACCCGGGGCCCCGAGCCCGTGGAGAGCGGCCGGGCCGGAACGGACGCGCCGGCGTCGGAGAGCCCGGACCCCAGTGCTTCGGGGGAGGGCGGCCCCTCGGAGAGCGACGGCCCCAGCGCGTCCGGGACGACGGGTACGGGCGGCTCCTCCGGCGGTTCCGGGGGATCGGGAAGCTCGGGCGGATCGACCGGCGGCTCGGGGGACTCGACCCCCACCAAGAAGCCGCCCACGAGCGAACCCCCGGAGGAATCCCCCTCCGGGGAACCGACGGACGACCCGACCGGCGAGGAGCCGACCAGCCCCTCGCCGACCGCGAGCGGCGGCACCACCAACACGGCGAGCGAGCCCGCGCCCGTCTCCCCGGTCGGCGGCGGCACGTCGTCGGCCTCCACCTCCGGGACGGCGCCGATGTCCGCGTCGACGTCGGCCTCGGCCGACGGGACGACCGGTACCGGCGAGGAGACCCCGGTCATCTGA